The nucleotide window TAGCAAAACCCAAATGATTTAACGATACACTTTCAATTTTAGCATTGACACATGCAAAAACAAGCAGACAAGCCTTcacacaaattttaatatacccaATGTAATAAACAACTATTCCACCTCTGGTTTGGGTATGTGGCTTTCATTGCATAACTTGGGTAACTATACTTTGCATTCCAATTACCTCTCCATATAGTCACTTTAATCATGAAAAGACAGCTAGAGAACTAAACCAGCGGCCATCAAGGAAGCAAAATTTCCATGAGTAGACACAAAATAAGCATGTTACAGTAACTCTTAAAATTGAATCCGTTATCTAGAAGCTCTATCCAAATCTAGAAACTTTCCACACATGCAAACAAGTAATCAAGTATGCTCCAACACAAAACTTGAAAAGATTGGTTAGCTAAGCAAAAAGTTGCATCACAGGAGGGAAGTGGAAAGCTGACAGTGAACACCTTAATCAGAGAGTAACTATTACACGACATTAAACACAGTGCATCAACAAAAACTGTAGTACCACCCCAGgcatattaaaaatagaaagatgAATGACTCAGACTCTGTAATAGCCCAGAATTGGCACACATTCAccaaagattttattatatgtcCTTGTAATGTTAACTCTAAGCTCCCCCCCTCAGATTGAAGGCAACATTCATCTACTTAATTTGTTCACATGTGCAAGAACTAGGAGACCAAACTTCTAAATTTTCTGTTTTGTTGTTGAGAACcctatgataaataaaaaacatcatGACATTATAAAAATGCATCATTATTTAAAGACATCTTGTTTTGATAGGAGAAGCCCACACGTTTTCCAAAAGAGTGGGTTTAGTTACACAATATACAAACCAGAAGACATCTAGGAAATATTCACCAGAGAAGGATTCAGTTTTTACACCCAGAAGACATCTAGGAAATATTCACCTGAGAAGGATTGAGTTTTTACAACCAGAAGACATCTAGGAAATATTCACCTGAGGCGGATTGAGAATTTACACCCAGAAGACAATATTTCAAGTTTCCACatcattgttttcttttgattaaaaatttccAACTTTTGACAGATGAAAATAATTTGTAACATTGAAATTGATAAAgcaaccaaaaacaaaattaataaatgatttttcaacaaaaaagaaagatatcaaTCAAAAGAGGGAATTATAATCACAAGCGAATTGGTGAACAtgtattgaaatttaaaatatagttaAGAGAAGATACATGCATTTAtccaaataaagaaagaatttgaaTTACCTTTCAAAATAAAATGCCTTGTGCTGATAGAATGGCTGgaactaaatttaatttgagcCAGAACTAGCAGCACATGAAGCTTGGCCCTTATTATCAGTCACAGGACTATTGACCAGACTTCCAGATATTTGCTGGTTGTTTGATTCAGGACCTGAGCTATTTGGATTGTTCAATTCAGTAACTAAGCTATTTGTACCGTTTGTTACAGATGCAGTGTCAGTTCTAACATTGTCTCTGGTTTCTAGATGCTCCATCATGCGTGATACTGTAGCAATTCCAATTCCAGTATTAACCTCCCTTCTACCTTCAGAACCAAGATCTGCCGTTGTATTGTTGCGAGAAAAAAATCTTTCTTTCCATCCCCTTGTACTCTTTGAAATAGACTCCTTATACCTGAGGAGAAGATAAAGGTGGTCAAGTTTCCTTAGCACTCCAACTTGAAGGCAATCATATGATTTAATCAAACCTTGTCAAAAGTATAGAATTTGTTAAGCAATTGATACCTCATTGAAACAGCATTAAATCGGGATTTAAGAGACTCTGAAAATGATTGGAACTCTGATGGTCCAGCTCTATCTTGACTATTTGGGGAAGATTGATTAGGTGAGCtcctaaaagaaaataataaaagcataattgcaatttgatacaaaaacaaagaattataaatattttaaacaaatagatATTTTCATGAACATAATAGTTGAAAGAATGGTAGATACCTATTATTTGCGGTATTTCCCTGCTTATTTGGAGAAAGAGCATTTGATCCAGATGGTGAAGCTAAACCATTGTCACCTTGAACAGAAAGCAGTTGTACATTTGATCGTGAAGGATCTTCACCCACAGATGGAGGAGATGAAGGTGTAGCTGTAGGAGCTGGTTCACCTTCTCCTCTCTGAATAGGAGATGAAGAGACAGGACCAGCTGGAGTTGAATTAGGATGACCTGAGAACACTAAGAACTGTGGACGGCCATGAGCTGATGATCTATTCCTGTGGCCTTCCCTTCTAGAAATGTGGCGTGCTCGCCCCATTGCAGCAGCTGCAGCTAAGTGCTGGATTATACGCTCTTCAAGTTCAGCATCATTTGCACCCACTGGCAACTGCATTGAAGGTAACAACATTGAAATGACACTACCTTTAGCAACGAGATATATGTGGTAGTATTGACCAAATAAGCTTCCAAATAGCATAACAAGAGTACAAACATGCTGTAACTCAAAATCTCCCAGAGTTGGATGATGAAATATGGTAGCATTTCTAGATGTATTAAAACTAAAGTTTCTCTCCCGCTCTACAGCCTCAAGCAATTCCTGGCTGCCAAAGTGAGCAAAATCATAAATTCCGTAGAACTAAATGTGTGAggtaaataaagaaaacaaagaagacATGGTATGGGATGAAAACCTGGTAGGATCCTTCAGGCTGATAGCTTGCCAACACATGGGGCACTGGGAACTTCTCTGACACCTAcaagaatgaaataatattCGAAACTTGTATCAAATATCTGTTTCAAATCTAGAATTGCTATAAGATTTTGACTAGATTCTCTTCTGAtagtgaaaatatataaaaggtaAGTTATAACTAGTGATTGGTCATAACTTACATGAAAGCAACCAGAAAGCAACACTCTAATATATTGAATCATCATTAGCCAAAGAATATTAAAGGGAAAACTCTATCAACATCAGGAAATCTAAAATTGACAATATCAAGAGCAAGGCTCACATATCAACAGTGTCACATGGCATGAGAAAGATTTAACTTGGAGTTTGCATCATAAAGAGATTGAAGATGAAGCAAATTCGAATGTTTTCAAGAGACAGATAGCCACATGCAAGCATTTCTAACACATTCCCAACAATGGAGGAGTACATATGAATCATAAGTTGGTtttcaatttatgttttcaTAGTAATCTCGACCGAAAACCAGCACTTTTAATTACAATCCATGCTTAATAGTTAACCAACCAATTTCTATTTGATGAAGCCTGTAGCCTCTCATCTGAGACATTCAACCATCAACacaagaaacataaaaatattaattttacaataGCACACCTACATCCAACCAAAGATCCTAGCAATAGATTTCCTCAGAGTTTGAAATAACCAATTTCACAGCAAACTAGCATGAGTTCCCATGTAAAACAATTTATACATTCAAGGATCTTGAAACTGCTTGATCCCATTTCATTTACTTAGCATGCAAACTCATGGGGTAATCTAGCATCTTTTGTGACATTCAAAGCTATCTATGTTTTTGGaatcaaatttgattgaatgtctaTCCTTGAATGAAAACGTGAGGCTTCCATTAAATTCAAGGGGGCAGAAGTGATTTTGAAAGCATCAAACATGTCTTTATCATGTTCAAAAGATTATTAGGGACATATATACAGACTTATCTTGTTTTTATCCCAACTATAGTCAAGTATTgagcctttttaaataaaaaatttagctaTATAATCTCAAGAAGAGTAGAAATCAATTAAACATTTATCGGAAAAACAATGCACCATATAATCTTTATTGCATGTTCCCGTGCCCCATGAATCATGATTAACAAAGGTTACAGAATGAAGAACATCAAACAAAGATACTAGCTCCcaagaaatggaaaataattttcaatccaACAGAGGCTATCAGAGGTCACTTGGGTGTCTACATTGGCATATTAGTTAAACCAGCCATATGTAAAACTACAGTTGCAAGATAACTGATGACACTCTTGTAGTTTGGCCAGGACATAGCACGAATATAACTTCATAACAATTATTCACATAAAGAGCGCCTTCATGTCATTTCAAATCTAGCTTGTCGTCATTAATTAGCAATCCCAAAAACCAAAACACTGTTATTACTAATAATTTGTTTGATATGAACTAATGAATccataaataagaatttaaatccCCCCAAACTGGTATGAAAATAAATACCATTCAAGAATGCACTGAAGATGGAACTCATGCTTGCAACTAGTCACCTGCATATAAAACAGACAACGCCTTCAGAactatgtaaaaataaaaattcaaaagaacACGCCATCAACACTGAATTCTAAAGTACCGTTGAAGGTTCACTCTCAGAAAAGGCTTCCAGACATATGCTGCACGCATCATCACAAGCCTCTTGGATTCCCCCTTCTACAAAAGCTGCAGCCGACGTCAAATGAACCTCAGACTGCTTGTTCTCATCCATCCTAAAACGAAACACCCAGCCCAAACATTGAGattccaaaacaaaaatgaacaaaaacctaaacaaaTAGTCACTTCACCAAAATTGAGTCggtaaaaattcagaaaaagtataaaaatcaTTCATTAAGTAACCGAATTGAAAAATAGTTTACCTATGGAGGGAAGATGTGGGAGTTTTGGGATGGATTGAGAAACCCTAGATTTTAGATTAGAGT belongs to Mangifera indica cultivar Alphonso chromosome 2, CATAS_Mindica_2.1, whole genome shotgun sequence and includes:
- the LOC123208375 gene encoding E3 ubiquitin-protein ligase RHF2A-like, producing MDENKQSEVHLTSAAAFVEGGIQEACDDACSICLEAFSESEPSTVTSCKHEFHLQCILEWCQRSSQCPMCWQAISLKDPTSQELLEAVERERNFSFNTSRNATIFHHPTLGDFELQHLPVGANDAELEERIIQHLAAAAAMGRARHISRREGHRNRSSAHGRPQFLVFSGHPNSTPAGPVSSSPIQRGEGEPAPTATPSSPPSVGEDPSRSNVQLLSVQGDNGLASPSGSNALSPNKQGNTANNRSSPNQSSPNSQDRAGPSEFQSFSESLKSRFNAVSMRYKESISKSTRGWKERFFSRNNTTADLGSEGRREVNTGIGIATVSRMMEHLETRDNVRTDTASVTNGTNSLVTELNNPNSSGPESNNQQISGSLVNSPVTDNKGQASCAASSGSN